The following nucleotide sequence is from Kwoniella shandongensis chromosome 9, complete sequence.
TTTCTCTTTCGTATACTGGTCTGACACTATGACGAAGCAGACTTTCAAAGCGTTCAAGACATCTGCGGTCCTGAATCCCAGTGCAAGTCCATTCAATTCCGACAAGTACAATCATTCTAGTATCACATCCATCCCACCAACGAGGCACAGAGCCAAGACCCGACTACACTTGATCAAGTATGATCTGGTCGATCTCAGTCGACGGGCTGCAACCCGCCATTCGACCGCCAAAACTCTTTCGTCTCATCCTACCAATATCCCACTCCAAACCGAAGTTCAACGTCCACGACCTCTTCGATGTGTAGGGATACGCAGCTGTATGAATCCTACAGATTCGCCACTTGATTTTCACCAAGAAGGCCCCACGACAGGGAGAAACCTTTCATCACTTCAGTGGAAGTCTACTCTGCTATCGACTTCTGAAGCTGTGACTCTCATTTCGACTTTTCAGTCTCCTCCGGTACTGGGACAAAGTCATTGTGGTGCTCGTCTCAGACGTGAAGTGGTTGCTCAACCTAGACTCGGAAACAACCGGTCTGGTAAGAGTGGGAGGCATTTTGACGATGACTTTCGGTCTCTGCCAACTAGTCAGCAGAAATACAAACGAACAAGAAGATCTTGCAGGAAATCCAAGCCCCGAGCACCGTGCCCATATCCATTGACCAATGATCGTGACGATAAGATACGCTCCTCAGTACAAGCACTTGTATCTCACCCCTTTCCCGGGTATGTGCACTACACCGATCACACGCGGTCTGGCGATGCCTCCTCTCCCCCTCGGACAGCTAGTCGACCCGAACACAACGATGAGCGATATCGTCGCAAGTTACCTGAACCTACCGAGCCATTTCCATGGGTATCCGACACTGATAATTACGGTGCACCTTCACTACCATTTGTTCCATATCCTTGGTCCAAGAACCAAAGCAATACCAATACGAGTACGAACACTCTACACTCCAATCCGATTCAAATACGTTTGGATGTTCCACTCTGCTGTACGAAGGCCTCACCCTCAAGTGGATATCCCAGGCTATCTAGGAGAGAAAGTCGAAGACTTCTGCGAGATCCCCGGGATCGTAGTGGATCTGCAAGCAGAGTCTCACTATCACATTCGGTGCAAAGGCTAAGACAGTGTGATTGTTCGTATTGTCGGAACAAGAAGATATGGGAAGATGCGCTTTCACTGTCTGTGCAAAGGGCCGAGCTCAGAAAGACAGCAATGGCATTGACGACCaccgcctccttctcctcgccctcgccctcgccaaGCGAGTATGACGTACTCCCAGCTGACGATAAGACGGCCGTGGAGGCAGAATCCGATCATGACAGGTCAATTGCGCACGAGCAATATGACCTTCAAGAACTTAGTCAGAATCTCTCCCCGAAATCACCTGATAGACGTCAATCTTGCATGGATACCAAAGCCGCATCCGCTACGGATAGCCGGGTACAGCACACGTCGCACACTCGAGACTGTCCCGATGAAGCAGAGCTGGCTGCAGAACAGGTATTAGTATCCCGACCAGAAACGCCTAACCACGGTGCCGACACCGTGATTCACGAGAGGCCCCACACCCCCAGCTTGAAGACAACACACTTGACCGATCCTCCTACATTTCATACCCTTCAGGAAATGCAAACGATCCTCACACACTGCGATGTCAAATTCAGCTCTTCAGGTAAACGATACGTGCCCAAATCATCGAAACGGCCACATAATCACAATTCCGAAGTATCCCCAAGGACGAACCCCAATCTCCGCGCACCTCAGTCTGTGCAAGGGATTCAGACAGTCTTGACACACTGTAATATCGAATTTGGCTCATCGGGTATACGATACGTGCCCAAGTCACTGAAACGTCCGCGTATTATAGTCAGTACACCAGaaaagaagggaaggtaaTTGGCCTCGTGTGGCAGCCCATGTGTTTCGCGCAGATGGTACGAGGAGTCAGGATCAAGCTTGAGTCTACACAAAGCGTCAGGAGTAGTGTGTTTTTCGCAGACAAGCGAAGTCTATATGCGTGCATATTGTAATCTACAACATATACACCAGTGTCCCAATACCCAAACTATACAAATATCAAGAATGTCCGTCCGCTACCTACTAGCCCATCTCCTATCTGTGATTAAGTCGTCGTGCAAATTATAAGTGTCCGTATAGATGTATTTGTCGTAACCTAATGCCTTTATCATCCTCACCAGGAGAAGTCAAGAACTCTATCTCGtctgtctttccctctcctccctttccctagtctcctcttctgtccAACGCAATTCCTCGTACCTAGGCGGTAATTCCAGGACGGTCGTGGCAGTCTCACTCCTTTGTGGGGGTACCACCCTCCCCGCGTCACGATGTACCATGTATTCCAGTTCTGTTGCCCCTGGCTGAGTCTGGTTTCGCCGTCGTCGTCCAGTCGAGGTCGTCATGATCGAAGGCGCACCCGCACCCGGCGGTAAAGACGATGTAGCACTTCCACCAAAGTGTGCGAGTGTATCTCGCTTCAGGTCGGACATATCAGtgccttctccatcctcatctgaaCGATCGTCCCTCGCCGACCCATTGTGCAGCACCAGAGGTCCAGCACCACCCCCTCTTGAAGACGACTGCCAAGTACTAACTCCTCCGCCCAGCATCGTGCCCGCGCCCGAACCGGAGCCGAACCCGGTACCTAGATCTATAGTCGACAATTGCGGCAGATCGGGCAACATTCCGACACTGCCACCGAGGGGTAGAAGAAGATCCTGCGATCCATTTCGTCCCAGACCGGGAGTGTGGAAATTCTCTCGATCTCTCGCGGGCGAAATTGGCGAGGAAGTGTTGAACCCGTCCATCGTTGACGAGCGAGACGGGCCACCAAGGAAAGGTTGTTTGTTGGAGTCTCTGAAGGGGTCCCTATAATCCACTGGTGACGTAGATGGAGAACCCGTATGATGTCTTTCGTCAAGGACTAACGGAGTCATTTGTCCGTGTCCATCACGTGAACCGACCAGATCAAGAGGTGCATCTGTCCCTGAGGGACTCGAATCGACGGTCTTGGCAGCTTGTTGTCCGTTCCGACCTGTGAATAGGCCAAATGGGGCATTGCCCTTGCCGTGCGATCCTTCGTGGGCAGCTGCACGCCTGTTGCGAGCACGGCGGCACAAGAAAATAAGACCAACAAGGACCAGAGTGCCGATGACGGAGCAGACTACAGCGACAACTGTTCGGACGAGCGGGTTCGAACTAGAGTGAGCGCCACTGTTATCTTGACCAGGTGTGGGTTCTTGCGTGCTATATAGAAAACAGATTGGTATGATTAGCGACCAAAACACCGTTGACAAAATTGCCCTACTCACGGCGATCCAGAAGCGGTAACACTAGGGGCAGCACCACCGCCGTTTCTCTCGCTACCAACACACCCTGTCGATCCCTGACCGACAGTCAACATAGCTGTCGAACCACCGCTCGCCCATTTCTCCGCGCTTCCGATACCCGCGACCAGGATGAATCTCGTCCCTTTGGCCATGTCTACCGTCCAATCCAAGTAGGTGAGACCTTGTCgtgtcctcgtcgtcggttGGTCGGACAGCGATGAATCTGGGAGGTATTTCGCATATTTCGATGTTCGGTTGAAAGTGATCGGGATCGAGAAAGAGTTGCCCAGGGGTATGATACCGAACATGGTTGGCGGGTGGGTAGTGTTGCCCTTGTGATCACTGGATGAAGCGTCGAGCTGATTTAGAACGATGTCGTCTATGGCGAGATCATGCGTGTTACCGACCGCGGTCGTTACCTCACCCACAGCGTCCCGCTTGGTCACATTGACAGGAGCATCTGAAGTGACATTGGATTCGAGGGACGAGGGCCATGAGAACGAGACAGTAGAACATTGAGGCGGATAGTCGTCATCATTCGTGGTGTTCATCGTGAAGGCAAAGGAGTATAAATCGAGAATGGCTTGGTCGGAGAGGAAACATGAAGCGTTGTTTGTGGGCGAAGCTCCGACAGCTGGCAACTGTGTCAGGCAAACATTGCAATGGTAACATAATGATGAACTCACTCAAAACGTCTGTCGTGGCAGCAAAGGTGATTCCTGATGCTCCCCACATAGTAAGCATGTATTGTAACCCAGCAGGTTGTCGAATGGTAAGGTTGTACGAGTTACTCCCGGCAGGTATTGACTCGATCCACACCTGAAGATTGGAATCAGCGTCGACCGAAatcatctccctccgtcTTTCCCACTCTACGTACGTTATAGCCATGTTGCTTGAACTCGGTCTAAGTTTATGACATCAGCAAAAGTTCGAGTGGGAATCAATGAGGCACAACTCACCGgtgtgagaagaagatgataaGGACCGTCGTCACCGCTCCATCTACAGTGTGTCATGTCAACAAATCGCGTCTTGAAGTGGATAAAGATCCGGTGGCCACTCACTGCACAGTAGATATCCCACATTGTGTCGCTCTGTCGTGCAATCATAAATGTCAGTCAATTACCAATGACAAACAACAAAATCTCGAGATGACTCACGGAGACATGGAAACGCTGAGATACCCTGCGCTCGCTATTGGCAACCATAATGACACAAGACCCAACGCAGCGAGATATGATGATATTAAGTATGGACccaacatcttctcccttgtcctcCAGTCCTCCGAAGGCCCAATAAGGCGTTGAAAGAAGGACCACTCGATTACGCTCGATGCCCTGCTATGAGAACGTCTTGAAATCGATGATAGTACGTGTGTACACTACACTAAGCGTCTATCTCTTTCCGTAGTGATTGTGCCTGACTGGTGGTGATGAATGGTATTTTTCGTTGTTGCAGAGGTGTTGGGATATGAATCTATACTGGACATGTATGTATGGCTTTAGTTGCTCAAGAAATGATGTGTTGAGATATCGATATGAAGATCGGGTGACGGGTGACAAGGTGAATGATGGTTAGACCCAAAGCCGGTGAGACAATCGTTTTGGTTGAAATGAACAACAAAAAAGGAACCCAGAAGTTGCACCCTTCACCCTTTTAAACCTCGCTACTAGTGAGTACACCGGTGATTCCCCCCTTTCCCATTTCCCTGTCATTGTTGGTGAGGGTGAGACTCTCTCTGGGTGGGACACCACAGAGCCCAatcttggagaagatgtgagaATTACGTGAATCTTCACAGAGTGCATCCTTGGCTCTGAGCTTGGTTTCATTTGGTTCCAGTGAATCACAAGTTGCTAGTTGACACCCATGCGTTATTCGTAAACTTGTAATGATTCCGGCGGTCATTTTCCCAGCCTGAACAAGCGATACCTCATGCCGGCAGTAGCACAACTCCCGTCACACTCTACTACTTCGTTCTGGCACTGCGCAACTGCATGCACGggtcatcattcatcatcagcatcatcgtcgtcgtaaCAGAAGAATATGACTAGTGCTAGTACGACATACATGTGGTCCCTGAGAAGGGTACTCTGTAACTTTTCTGACCTGCAAGAAAACGAAcagcagagagagaggggcTCGTTTCTCCCGGTCGGTCAACATGGGTCTGGTAGCACAGCCCAAAAAAGGAGACCAAGAATTGTTGTATCTATTTGTGGAAGTTATGCATCAACAAGGAAGCAACCGTGCAATCAGACTACTTCCACTCGTTTACAACAACCAACTGCTACCCCAGATCTCATTACTGCTCTGTACGAGAAGTTCGATAAAGAGTAGCACGAGGTACAACAAGTTAACATCAGTTCATCTTATCGCCCCCACTGGAAAAAAAAAGTTCCGTGCGCAGACGGACATTCTCGGACCGTAATCAAAAGTTGATCACATCtgttccctttctcttctctttcgtAAGTTAACACATACACATCTCGTTCAGCACCTTGATTTGCATAGAGTACATTGCCGATCAGTAACAGCGCAAGTCCTGATAACCATACATCGATCATCAGCTGGTAACATATctacacacacacacttCACAATGACACAAACAAACGGATCAACAAATCTCAAAGTATGTCTCAGTCTTGTATTTGTTTACGTCTATTTGTTCCATACTTGTGCTGACACGTCCTGTCCATCTACTTTGTATTTCGCAGCGAGTCCTAGTGACTGGTGGATTAGGCTACATCGGTTCTCACGTTGTCGCTTCCTTACTCGTTACTGGACGATACCTCCCCATCGTCGTTGACAATTGTCACAACGCCTATCCTGCCGCTCTCGAGCGATGTGCCGAAATCGCCCGTGATGCGCTCGGGTAAGTGACCTACCCAGACTGAGCTTTTGGAACCAAACAAAGCACTATGAGCTGATCACTTGAACAAAATGCTTGCTACAGACCTGACGCACCTCAACCTATATTACACAATGTCGACCTCCGAGATCCATCGGCGATTGATGATGTCTTTACAAAGTACGATGCCGATGGAGGCATCTGGGCCGTGGTCCACCTTGCAGCTCTGAAAGCGGTCGGAGAGAGTGGCGAGCAGCCTTTGGCCTACTACAGGGTCAACGTTGCCGGATCGATCTCCcttttcgaggtgagtcagtgGTATCATTGCGGCATCTCGTCGctcctcttcacatcctgGCCCACATTTGCTTGCACTATAGACCTTCATGCACAGTCACTGACACATCGCTTATCCCAGGCCATGGCCAAACACAACTGTAACAAcctcgtcttctcatcatccgctACCGTTTACGGTACACCCCAAACCATTCCAATCCCGGAGACATCGCCTCTCATGCCCGAATCATGTTACGGTCGAACGAAAGctatggtggaggagatcatcCATGATATCTGCAGAGCTGGACCTGGCgccgagggcaaggaggCTTTGAGAGCGGTCAGCGTCCGATActtcaagtgagtcgaaGTACTGTTTGCATCGCGAGCTTCATCGAGAGGGCGATTTGGTCCAAGTGCTGACGAGCATTCTTGACACTCAGCCCCGCTGGTGCACACCCTTCAGGCAAGCTTGGGGAGGAGCCCAGAGGCAAGCCTGGAAACTTGCTgcctcttctcgctcagaTGGCTGTcggacgagagaagagtcAATTGAAGGTCTTCGGAACTGACTTCCCCACACCGTGAGTAACTCGTTTTGCTCAGCAGCTCTATCCGCAAGAATGCTAGCTAAGGATTCCTCACAGAGATGGAACATGTGTCCGAGACTATCTCCACATCATGGATCTCGCCGGAGGTCACACTCTCGCCCTCGACGCACTCGCTGTCCCTACATCCGAGAacaacatcttctcccaaTGCGATGCCAAAGACGGCCAATATCGAGCTTTCAACCTCGGTAAAGGAAAGGGAATGAGCGTGTTGAACATGATCgaggcgatgaggaaggcTTCTGGGTATGATTACCAATACGAGACTGTTGgtcgaaggtgagtatgaTACACCGTCCGCAGGGGCAAGCTTGGGTGCTGATTCGGATATGATTTGATAGACGAGGCGATGTCCCCGACTTGACCGCCGACCCTACTCTTGCTGAGAAGGAATTGGGCTTCGTGGCCAAGGAGGATCTTGAATCCATGTGCAGGGATTTGTGGAActtccaacaacagcatCCCAATGGCTACTCTTCGTAAACGAAGCAGTGGTATGGCATTGGCGGTGTCCAGATCTGAAAGGGGTGAGCTGTTCCAAACAGCAGTATTGGTTGGACGATTGCAGCGGAGGGTGTCAAGGGGTTTGATGGACATTGTTCTCTTGTCAGAATAGCAGTAATACATCTTGATTGTCGGCACGGATATACAGTAGAAAAGATATTACCATTCTCATATCAAATGCATCGAGTTATAATTGGTGTGCGAGTGCATGCGGCATTCCTTCGATATCCAGCTGTGGTCCTCATGGATTGTTCAGTGCATGTCAAGCCATACTGCATATGCTCAGTTGGACTTAGGACTTTGAGGTTGCAGATCGAGTAATGGACAACACAGAAAGGATGCA
It contains:
- a CDS encoding UDP-glucose 4-epimerase GalE, with the translated sequence MTQTNGSTNLKRVLVTGGLGYIGSHVVASLLVTGRYLPIVVDNCHNAYPAALERCAEIARDALGPDAPQPILHNVDLRDPSAIDDVFTKYDADGGIWAVVHLAALKAVGESGEQPLAYYRVNVAGSISLFEAMAKHNCNNLVFSSSATVYGTPQTIPIPETSPLMPESCYGRTKAMVEEIIHDICRAGPGAEGKEALRAVSVRYFNPAGAHPSGKLGEEPRGKPGNLLPLLAQMAVGREKSQLKVFGTDFPTPDGTCVRDYLHIMDLAGGHTLALDALAVPTSENNIFSQCDAKDGQYRAFNLGKGKGMSVLNMIEAMRKASGYDYQYETVGRRRGDVPDLTADPTLAEKELGFVAKEDLESMCRDLWNFQQQHPNGYSS